A stretch of the Pseudopipra pipra isolate bDixPip1 chromosome 11, bDixPip1.hap1, whole genome shotgun sequence genome encodes the following:
- the LOC135420438 gene encoding acylamino-acid-releasing enzyme-like isoform X5 has protein sequence MRWAMGKGEPCLAALGSREQLEGWHRRGRWRRAASTCLGGHPAVSSPQAARRGTARPMATGNQPGMEAAGGPAACYRELSQFPAITRAALGAAAGGQTFLLYTECSRPDLPRRRLLRFSRHYSVRRTDGGGLAASRTALSAGIHNQLLSQDSPTGQHRAVLSRCPRQGHELLEVWDSGGRSHSVDLTALGKHGEVYTEGPFACLAWSQSETRLLYVAEKSRPKHRPPCPWDVPRAARSAEEDEDEEGEQFLYHEDWGEALSTRSVPILCVLDLESSSLSVLEGIPEHLSPGQALWSPGDRGVVFVGWWHEPFRLGLSACSNRRSEIFHLDLSSGCCELLSAENGAACSPRLSPDSQRLLYLEGAVGGPHRQCLRLCMLTWQTRQTVTVLDVVQEPTEGEHSTVGRAGCCQGAETLPSQMPTTPSSLAQHSAPPVAFAGLYTEVLPPRCWAADSRRAVLSTPQRSRTDLLLVDTEAATVTNLTAGSPEGCWELLTLQWDLLVATCSAPHHPPSLVSRAVAPCGTVGYGTVMCSQAQRGVAHMAGVPWHGQAQSHMAQPDPAQHSLVMAQPCAATALVPPAACAQVVAVLPPAGRELPLRWVPVEDTPTVPGVTWKTLTVRPSCSGQSPAAHDTQDFEALLLSPLDGTAPHPLIVCPHGGPHAIFDARWRPSMAALCRLGFAVLLGECWGARGCVVLCHTGDMAPMAPISPVNYRGSLGFGQASISSLLSRVGEQDVADTQLAVEQALHSEPLDPHRLALLAGSHGAFIALHLLIREPERYQACALRGPVSNLPALLGTSDIPDWRYTSLGLPYSFERVPCAEEVATMLLRSPIAQAAQVRTPVLLCVGARDRRVSPTQALELYRLLRARGVPARLLWYPEGGHALTGVETEADVFKNCARWLLQHLGQPRQDRTGQHSP, from the exons ATGCGTTGGGCCATGGGGAAGGGTGAGCCCTGCCTGGCCgccctgggcagcagggagcagctggagggctGGCACCGGCGGGGGCGCTGGCGTCGGGCTGCTTCCACGTGCCTTGGCGGGCATCCAGCTGTGAGCAGCCCGCAGGCAGCCCGGCGTGGCACAGCACGGCCCATGGCCACAGGGAACCAGCCGGGCATGGAG GCGGCGGGCGGCCCCGCTGCCTGCTACCGGGAGCTGAGCCAGTTCCCTGCTATCACCCGTGCCGCCCtcggggccgcggcggggggACAGACCTTCCTGCTCTACACCG AGTGCAGCCGCCCCGACCTGCCCCGCCGCCGGCTCCTGCGCTTCAGCCGCCACTACAGCGTGCGGCGCACGGACGGCGGCGGCCTCGCCGCCAGCAGGACCGCGCTCAGCGCCGGCATCCACAACCA GCTCCTCAGCCAGGACTCGCCCACGGGGCAGCACCGCGCCGTGCTCAGCCGCTGCCCGCGGCAGGGCCACGAGCTGCTGGAG GTGTGGGACAGCGGCGGGCGCAGCCACAGCGTGGACCTCACGGCGCTGGGGAAGCACGGGGAGGTCTACACGGAGG GGCCCTTTGCCTGCCTGGCCTGGTCCCAGTCAGAGACACGGCTCCTGTACGTGGCTGAGAAGAGCCGGCCCAAACACCgccccccctgcccctgggatgtgcccagggcagcccggtcagcagaggaggatgaggatgaggag ggtgAGCAGTTCTTGTACCATGAGGACTGGGGGGAGGCACTGAGCACTCGCAGTGTGCCCATCCTCTGCGTCCTGgacctggagagcagcagcctctCAGTGCTGGAGGGTATCccagagcacctctcccctGGCCAG GCCCTGTGGTCCCCCGGTGATCGTGGCGTGGTGTTCGTGGGCTGGTGGCATGAGCCCTTCCGCCTGGGTCTGAGCGCCTGCTCCAACAGGAG GTCAGAGATTTTCCACTTGGACCTGTCAAGCGGGTGCTGTG agctgctgtcagcaGAGAATGGTGCCGCCTGCTCCCCCCGGCTGAGCCCTGACAGCCAGCGCCTTCTTTACctggagggggctgtgggggggcCCCACCGGCAGTGCCTGCGCCTGTGCATG CTCACCTGGCAGACGAGGCAGACGGTGACAGTGCTTGATGTGGTGCAGGAACCCACGGAGGGTGAGCACAGCAcagtgggcagggctgggtgctgcCAGGGGGCTGAGACTCTCCCCAGCCAGATGCCCACGACCCCCAGTTCACTAGCCCAGCACTCTGCCCCACCCGTAGCCTTCGCCGGGCTCTACACAGAGGTGCTGCCGCCACGGTGCTGGGCAGCCGACAGCCGGCGAGCCGTGCTGAGCACCCCGCAGAGGAGCCGCACG GACCTGCTGCTTGTGGACACGGAGGCGGCCACTGTTACCAACCTGACGGCAG ggtcGCCCGAGGGATGCTGGGAACTGCTCACTCTCCAGTGGGACCTTCTAGTGGccacctgctctgccccacaccATCCCCCCAGCCTGGTGAGCAGAGCCGTGGCACCGTGCGGCACAGTGGGATATGGCACGGTGATGTGCAGCCAGGCACAGCGTGGCGTGGCACATATGGCTGGTGTGCCATGGCATGGCCAGGCACAGAGTCACATGGCTCAGCCAgatccagcacagcacagccttgtCATGGCACAGCCTTGCGCTGCCACGGCTCTGGTGCCACCCgctgcctgtgcccaggtgGTGGCTGTGCTGCCGCCGGCAGGCCGGGAGCTGCCCCTCCGCTGGGTGCCAGTGGAGGACACCCCAACAGTGCCTGGTGTCACCTGGAAGACCCTGACGGTCCGGCCAtcctgcagtgggcagagccctgctgcGCATG ACACCCAAGATTTTGAGGCCCTGCTGCTGAGCCCGTTGGATGGCACAGCACCACACCCCCTCATTGTGTGCCCCCATG GTGGCCCCCATGCCATCTTCGATGCCCGCTGGCGCCCAAGCATGGCTGCACTGTGCCGACTGGGCTTCGCTGTGCTCCTGGGTGAGTGCTGGGGAGCTCGGGGATGTGTGGTCCTGTGTCACACTGGAGACATGGCACCCATGGCTCCCATCTCCCCAGTGAACTACCGTGGCTCCCTGGGCTTTGGCCAGGCCAGTATCAGCTCCCTGCTTTCCCGTGTGGGTGAGCAGGACGTGGCGGACACTCAG CTGGCAGTGGAGCAGGCGCTGCACAGCGAGCCCCTGGACCCGCAccgcctggccctgctggctgGCTCCCACGGAGCCTTCATCGCCCTCCACCTCCTCATCCGTGAGCCCGAGCGCTACCAAGCCTGTGCCCTGCGCGGCCCCGTCTCCAACCTGCCCGCGCTGCTGGGCACCTCTGACATCCCCGACTG GCGCTACAcctccctggggctgccctACTCCTTTGAGCGGGTGCCATGTGCTGAGGAGGTGGCCACCATGCTACTGCGCTCGCCCATCGCCCAGGCAGCCCAG GTGCGGACGCCGGTGCTGCTGTGCGTGGGCGCCCGGGACCGGCGCGTCAGCCCCACGCAGGCGCTGGAGCTGTACCGGCTGCTGCGGGCCAGGGGCGTGCCGGCGCG GTTGCTGTGGTACCCAGAGGGTGGCCATGCCCTGACCGGTGTGGAGACAGAGGCCGATGTCTTCAAGAACTGCGCCCGctggctcctccagcacctTGGGCAGCCAAGGCAGGACAGGACAGGCCAGCACAGTCCCTAG
- the LOC135420438 gene encoding acylamino-acid-releasing enzyme-like isoform X1: MRWAMGKGEPCLAALGSREQLEGWHRRGRWRRAASTCLGGHPAVSSPQAARRGTARPMATGNQPGMEAAGGPAACYRELSQFPAITRAALGAAAGGQTFLLYTECSRPDLPRRRLLRFSRHYSVRRTDGGGLAASRTALSAGIHNQLLSQDSPTGQHRAVLSRCPRQGHELLEVWDSGGRSHSVDLTALGKHGEVYTEGPFACLAWSQSETRLLYVAEKSRPKHRPPCPWDVPRAARSAEEDEDEEGEQFLYHEDWGEALSTRSVPILCVLDLESSSLSVLEGIPEHLSPGQALWSPGDRGVVFVGWWHEPFRLGLSACSNRRSEIFHLDLSSGCCELLSAENGAACSPRLSPDSQRLLYLEGAVGGPHRQCLRLCMLTWQTRQTVTVLDVVQEPTEGEHSTVGRAGCCQGAETLPSQMPTTPSSLAQHSAPPVAFAGLYTEVLPPRCWAADSRRAVLSTPQRSRTDLLLVDTEAATVTNLTAGSPEGCWELLTLQWDLLVATCSAPHHPPSLVSRAVAPCGTVGYGTVMCSQAQRGVAHMAGVPWHGQAQSHMAQPDPAQHSLVMAQPCAATALVPPAACAQVVAVLPPAGRELPLRWVPVEDTPTVPGVTWKTLTVRPSCSGQSPAAHDTQDFEALLLSPLDGTAPHPLIVCPHGGPHAIFDARWRPSMAALCRLGFAVLLVNYRGSLGFGQASISSLLSRVGEQDVADTQLAVEQALHSEPLDPHRLALLAGSHGAFIALHLLIREPERYQACALRGPVSNLPALLGTSDIPDWRYTSLGLPYSFERVPCAEEVATMLLRSPIAQAAQVRTPVLLCVGARDRRVSPTQALELYRLLRARGVPARLLWYPEGGHALTGVETEADVFKNCARWLLQHLGQPRQDRTGQHSP, translated from the exons ATGCGTTGGGCCATGGGGAAGGGTGAGCCCTGCCTGGCCgccctgggcagcagggagcagctggagggctGGCACCGGCGGGGGCGCTGGCGTCGGGCTGCTTCCACGTGCCTTGGCGGGCATCCAGCTGTGAGCAGCCCGCAGGCAGCCCGGCGTGGCACAGCACGGCCCATGGCCACAGGGAACCAGCCGGGCATGGAG GCGGCGGGCGGCCCCGCTGCCTGCTACCGGGAGCTGAGCCAGTTCCCTGCTATCACCCGTGCCGCCCtcggggccgcggcggggggACAGACCTTCCTGCTCTACACCG AGTGCAGCCGCCCCGACCTGCCCCGCCGCCGGCTCCTGCGCTTCAGCCGCCACTACAGCGTGCGGCGCACGGACGGCGGCGGCCTCGCCGCCAGCAGGACCGCGCTCAGCGCCGGCATCCACAACCA GCTCCTCAGCCAGGACTCGCCCACGGGGCAGCACCGCGCCGTGCTCAGCCGCTGCCCGCGGCAGGGCCACGAGCTGCTGGAG GTGTGGGACAGCGGCGGGCGCAGCCACAGCGTGGACCTCACGGCGCTGGGGAAGCACGGGGAGGTCTACACGGAGG GGCCCTTTGCCTGCCTGGCCTGGTCCCAGTCAGAGACACGGCTCCTGTACGTGGCTGAGAAGAGCCGGCCCAAACACCgccccccctgcccctgggatgtgcccagggcagcccggtcagcagaggaggatgaggatgaggag ggtgAGCAGTTCTTGTACCATGAGGACTGGGGGGAGGCACTGAGCACTCGCAGTGTGCCCATCCTCTGCGTCCTGgacctggagagcagcagcctctCAGTGCTGGAGGGTATCccagagcacctctcccctGGCCAG GCCCTGTGGTCCCCCGGTGATCGTGGCGTGGTGTTCGTGGGCTGGTGGCATGAGCCCTTCCGCCTGGGTCTGAGCGCCTGCTCCAACAGGAG GTCAGAGATTTTCCACTTGGACCTGTCAAGCGGGTGCTGTG agctgctgtcagcaGAGAATGGTGCCGCCTGCTCCCCCCGGCTGAGCCCTGACAGCCAGCGCCTTCTTTACctggagggggctgtgggggggcCCCACCGGCAGTGCCTGCGCCTGTGCATG CTCACCTGGCAGACGAGGCAGACGGTGACAGTGCTTGATGTGGTGCAGGAACCCACGGAGGGTGAGCACAGCAcagtgggcagggctgggtgctgcCAGGGGGCTGAGACTCTCCCCAGCCAGATGCCCACGACCCCCAGTTCACTAGCCCAGCACTCTGCCCCACCCGTAGCCTTCGCCGGGCTCTACACAGAGGTGCTGCCGCCACGGTGCTGGGCAGCCGACAGCCGGCGAGCCGTGCTGAGCACCCCGCAGAGGAGCCGCACG GACCTGCTGCTTGTGGACACGGAGGCGGCCACTGTTACCAACCTGACGGCAG ggtcGCCCGAGGGATGCTGGGAACTGCTCACTCTCCAGTGGGACCTTCTAGTGGccacctgctctgccccacaccATCCCCCCAGCCTGGTGAGCAGAGCCGTGGCACCGTGCGGCACAGTGGGATATGGCACGGTGATGTGCAGCCAGGCACAGCGTGGCGTGGCACATATGGCTGGTGTGCCATGGCATGGCCAGGCACAGAGTCACATGGCTCAGCCAgatccagcacagcacagccttgtCATGGCACAGCCTTGCGCTGCCACGGCTCTGGTGCCACCCgctgcctgtgcccaggtgGTGGCTGTGCTGCCGCCGGCAGGCCGGGAGCTGCCCCTCCGCTGGGTGCCAGTGGAGGACACCCCAACAGTGCCTGGTGTCACCTGGAAGACCCTGACGGTCCGGCCAtcctgcagtgggcagagccctgctgcGCATG ACACCCAAGATTTTGAGGCCCTGCTGCTGAGCCCGTTGGATGGCACAGCACCACACCCCCTCATTGTGTGCCCCCATG GTGGCCCCCATGCCATCTTCGATGCCCGCTGGCGCCCAAGCATGGCTGCACTGTGCCGACTGGGCTTCGCTGTGCTCCTGG TGAACTACCGTGGCTCCCTGGGCTTTGGCCAGGCCAGTATCAGCTCCCTGCTTTCCCGTGTGGGTGAGCAGGACGTGGCGGACACTCAG CTGGCAGTGGAGCAGGCGCTGCACAGCGAGCCCCTGGACCCGCAccgcctggccctgctggctgGCTCCCACGGAGCCTTCATCGCCCTCCACCTCCTCATCCGTGAGCCCGAGCGCTACCAAGCCTGTGCCCTGCGCGGCCCCGTCTCCAACCTGCCCGCGCTGCTGGGCACCTCTGACATCCCCGACTG GCGCTACAcctccctggggctgccctACTCCTTTGAGCGGGTGCCATGTGCTGAGGAGGTGGCCACCATGCTACTGCGCTCGCCCATCGCCCAGGCAGCCCAG GTGCGGACGCCGGTGCTGCTGTGCGTGGGCGCCCGGGACCGGCGCGTCAGCCCCACGCAGGCGCTGGAGCTGTACCGGCTGCTGCGGGCCAGGGGCGTGCCGGCGCG GTTGCTGTGGTACCCAGAGGGTGGCCATGCCCTGACCGGTGTGGAGACAGAGGCCGATGTCTTCAAGAACTGCGCCCGctggctcctccagcacctTGGGCAGCCAAGGCAGGACAGGACAGGCCAGCACAGTCCCTAG
- the LOC135420438 gene encoding acylamino-acid-releasing enzyme-like isoform X3, which yields MRWAMGKGEPCLAALGSREQLEGWHRRGRWRRAASTCLGGHPAVSSPQAARRGTARPMATGNQPGMEAAGGPAACYRELSQFPAITRAALGAAAGGQTFLLYTECSRPDLPRRRLLRFSRHYSVRRTDGGGLAASRTALSAGIHNQLLSQDSPTGQHRAVLSRCPRQGHELLEVWDSGGRSHSVDLTALGKHGEVYTEGPFACLAWSQSETRLLYVAEKSRPKHRPPCPWDVPRAARSAEEDEDEEGEQFLYHEDWGEALSTRSVPILCVLDLESSSLSVLEGIPEHLSPGQALWSPGDRGVVFVGWWHEPFRLGLSACSNRRSEIFHLDLSSGCCELLSAENGAACSPRLSPDSQRLLYLEGAVGGPHRQCLRLCMLTWQTRQTVTVLDVVQEPTEGEHSTVGRAGCCQGAETLPSQMPTTPSSLAQHSAPPVAFAGLYTEVLPPRCWAADSRRAVLSTPQRSRTDLLLVDTEAATVTNLTAGSPEGCWELLTLQWDLLVATCSAPHHPPSLVVAVLPPAGRELPLRWVPVEDTPTVPGVTWKTLTVRPSCSGQSPAAHDTQDFEALLLSPLDGTAPHPLIVCPHGGPHAIFDARWRPSMAALCRLGFAVLLGECWGARGCVVLCHTGDMAPMAPISPVNYRGSLGFGQASISSLLSRVGEQDVADTQLAVEQALHSEPLDPHRLALLAGSHGAFIALHLLIREPERYQACALRGPVSNLPALLGTSDIPDWRYTSLGLPYSFERVPCAEEVATMLLRSPIAQAAQVRTPVLLCVGARDRRVSPTQALELYRLLRARGVPARLLWYPEGGHALTGVETEADVFKNCARWLLQHLGQPRQDRTGQHSP from the exons ATGCGTTGGGCCATGGGGAAGGGTGAGCCCTGCCTGGCCgccctgggcagcagggagcagctggagggctGGCACCGGCGGGGGCGCTGGCGTCGGGCTGCTTCCACGTGCCTTGGCGGGCATCCAGCTGTGAGCAGCCCGCAGGCAGCCCGGCGTGGCACAGCACGGCCCATGGCCACAGGGAACCAGCCGGGCATGGAG GCGGCGGGCGGCCCCGCTGCCTGCTACCGGGAGCTGAGCCAGTTCCCTGCTATCACCCGTGCCGCCCtcggggccgcggcggggggACAGACCTTCCTGCTCTACACCG AGTGCAGCCGCCCCGACCTGCCCCGCCGCCGGCTCCTGCGCTTCAGCCGCCACTACAGCGTGCGGCGCACGGACGGCGGCGGCCTCGCCGCCAGCAGGACCGCGCTCAGCGCCGGCATCCACAACCA GCTCCTCAGCCAGGACTCGCCCACGGGGCAGCACCGCGCCGTGCTCAGCCGCTGCCCGCGGCAGGGCCACGAGCTGCTGGAG GTGTGGGACAGCGGCGGGCGCAGCCACAGCGTGGACCTCACGGCGCTGGGGAAGCACGGGGAGGTCTACACGGAGG GGCCCTTTGCCTGCCTGGCCTGGTCCCAGTCAGAGACACGGCTCCTGTACGTGGCTGAGAAGAGCCGGCCCAAACACCgccccccctgcccctgggatgtgcccagggcagcccggtcagcagaggaggatgaggatgaggag ggtgAGCAGTTCTTGTACCATGAGGACTGGGGGGAGGCACTGAGCACTCGCAGTGTGCCCATCCTCTGCGTCCTGgacctggagagcagcagcctctCAGTGCTGGAGGGTATCccagagcacctctcccctGGCCAG GCCCTGTGGTCCCCCGGTGATCGTGGCGTGGTGTTCGTGGGCTGGTGGCATGAGCCCTTCCGCCTGGGTCTGAGCGCCTGCTCCAACAGGAG GTCAGAGATTTTCCACTTGGACCTGTCAAGCGGGTGCTGTG agctgctgtcagcaGAGAATGGTGCCGCCTGCTCCCCCCGGCTGAGCCCTGACAGCCAGCGCCTTCTTTACctggagggggctgtgggggggcCCCACCGGCAGTGCCTGCGCCTGTGCATG CTCACCTGGCAGACGAGGCAGACGGTGACAGTGCTTGATGTGGTGCAGGAACCCACGGAGGGTGAGCACAGCAcagtgggcagggctgggtgctgcCAGGGGGCTGAGACTCTCCCCAGCCAGATGCCCACGACCCCCAGTTCACTAGCCCAGCACTCTGCCCCACCCGTAGCCTTCGCCGGGCTCTACACAGAGGTGCTGCCGCCACGGTGCTGGGCAGCCGACAGCCGGCGAGCCGTGCTGAGCACCCCGCAGAGGAGCCGCACG GACCTGCTGCTTGTGGACACGGAGGCGGCCACTGTTACCAACCTGACGGCAG ggtcGCCCGAGGGATGCTGGGAACTGCTCACTCTCCAGTGGGACCTTCTAGTGGccacctgctctgccccacaccATCCCCCCAGCCTG gtgGTGGCTGTGCTGCCGCCGGCAGGCCGGGAGCTGCCCCTCCGCTGGGTGCCAGTGGAGGACACCCCAACAGTGCCTGGTGTCACCTGGAAGACCCTGACGGTCCGGCCAtcctgcagtgggcagagccctgctgcGCATG ACACCCAAGATTTTGAGGCCCTGCTGCTGAGCCCGTTGGATGGCACAGCACCACACCCCCTCATTGTGTGCCCCCATG GTGGCCCCCATGCCATCTTCGATGCCCGCTGGCGCCCAAGCATGGCTGCACTGTGCCGACTGGGCTTCGCTGTGCTCCTGGGTGAGTGCTGGGGAGCTCGGGGATGTGTGGTCCTGTGTCACACTGGAGACATGGCACCCATGGCTCCCATCTCCCCAGTGAACTACCGTGGCTCCCTGGGCTTTGGCCAGGCCAGTATCAGCTCCCTGCTTTCCCGTGTGGGTGAGCAGGACGTGGCGGACACTCAG CTGGCAGTGGAGCAGGCGCTGCACAGCGAGCCCCTGGACCCGCAccgcctggccctgctggctgGCTCCCACGGAGCCTTCATCGCCCTCCACCTCCTCATCCGTGAGCCCGAGCGCTACCAAGCCTGTGCCCTGCGCGGCCCCGTCTCCAACCTGCCCGCGCTGCTGGGCACCTCTGACATCCCCGACTG GCGCTACAcctccctggggctgccctACTCCTTTGAGCGGGTGCCATGTGCTGAGGAGGTGGCCACCATGCTACTGCGCTCGCCCATCGCCCAGGCAGCCCAG GTGCGGACGCCGGTGCTGCTGTGCGTGGGCGCCCGGGACCGGCGCGTCAGCCCCACGCAGGCGCTGGAGCTGTACCGGCTGCTGCGGGCCAGGGGCGTGCCGGCGCG GTTGCTGTGGTACCCAGAGGGTGGCCATGCCCTGACCGGTGTGGAGACAGAGGCCGATGTCTTCAAGAACTGCGCCCGctggctcctccagcacctTGGGCAGCCAAGGCAGGACAGGACAGGCCAGCACAGTCCCTAG
- the LOC135420438 gene encoding acylamino-acid-releasing enzyme-like isoform X4, with translation MRWAMGKGEPCLAALGSREQLEGWHRRGRWRRAASTCLGGHPAVSSPQAARRGTARPMATGNQPGMEAAGGPAACYRELSQFPAITRAALGAAAGGQTFLLYTECSRPDLPRRRLLRFSRHYSVRRTDGGGLAASRTALSAGIHNQLLSQDSPTGQHRAVLSRCPRQGHELLEVWDSGGRSHSVDLTALGKHGEVYTEGPFACLAWSQSETRLLYVAEKSRPKHRPPCPWDVPRAARSAEEDEDEEGEQFLYHEDWGEALSTRSVPILCVLDLESSSLSVLEGIPEHLSPGQALWSPGDRGVVFVGWWHEPFRLGLSACSNRRSEIFHLDLSSGCCELLSAENGAACSPRLSPDSQRLLYLEGAVGGPHRQCLRLCMLTWQTRQTVTVLDVVQEPTEAFAGLYTEVLPPRCWAADSRRAVLSTPQRSRTDLLLVDTEAATVTNLTAGSPEGCWELLTLQWDLLVATCSAPHHPPSLVVAVLPPAGRELPLRWVPVEDTPTVPGVTWKTLTVRPSCSGQSPAAHDTQDFEALLLSPLDGTAPHPLIVCPHGGPHAIFDARWRPSMAALCRLGFAVLLVNYRGSLGFGQASISSLLSRVGEQDVADTQLAVEQALHSEPLDPHRLALLAGSHGAFIALHLLIREPERYQACALRGPVSNLPALLGTSDIPDWRYTSLGLPYSFERVPCAEEVATMLLRSPIAQAAQVRTPVLLCVGARDRRVSPTQALELYRLLRARGVPARLLWYPEGGHALTGVETEADVFKNCARWLLQHLGQPRQDRTGQHSP, from the exons ATGCGTTGGGCCATGGGGAAGGGTGAGCCCTGCCTGGCCgccctgggcagcagggagcagctggagggctGGCACCGGCGGGGGCGCTGGCGTCGGGCTGCTTCCACGTGCCTTGGCGGGCATCCAGCTGTGAGCAGCCCGCAGGCAGCCCGGCGTGGCACAGCACGGCCCATGGCCACAGGGAACCAGCCGGGCATGGAG GCGGCGGGCGGCCCCGCTGCCTGCTACCGGGAGCTGAGCCAGTTCCCTGCTATCACCCGTGCCGCCCtcggggccgcggcggggggACAGACCTTCCTGCTCTACACCG AGTGCAGCCGCCCCGACCTGCCCCGCCGCCGGCTCCTGCGCTTCAGCCGCCACTACAGCGTGCGGCGCACGGACGGCGGCGGCCTCGCCGCCAGCAGGACCGCGCTCAGCGCCGGCATCCACAACCA GCTCCTCAGCCAGGACTCGCCCACGGGGCAGCACCGCGCCGTGCTCAGCCGCTGCCCGCGGCAGGGCCACGAGCTGCTGGAG GTGTGGGACAGCGGCGGGCGCAGCCACAGCGTGGACCTCACGGCGCTGGGGAAGCACGGGGAGGTCTACACGGAGG GGCCCTTTGCCTGCCTGGCCTGGTCCCAGTCAGAGACACGGCTCCTGTACGTGGCTGAGAAGAGCCGGCCCAAACACCgccccccctgcccctgggatgtgcccagggcagcccggtcagcagaggaggatgaggatgaggag ggtgAGCAGTTCTTGTACCATGAGGACTGGGGGGAGGCACTGAGCACTCGCAGTGTGCCCATCCTCTGCGTCCTGgacctggagagcagcagcctctCAGTGCTGGAGGGTATCccagagcacctctcccctGGCCAG GCCCTGTGGTCCCCCGGTGATCGTGGCGTGGTGTTCGTGGGCTGGTGGCATGAGCCCTTCCGCCTGGGTCTGAGCGCCTGCTCCAACAGGAG GTCAGAGATTTTCCACTTGGACCTGTCAAGCGGGTGCTGTG agctgctgtcagcaGAGAATGGTGCCGCCTGCTCCCCCCGGCTGAGCCCTGACAGCCAGCGCCTTCTTTACctggagggggctgtgggggggcCCCACCGGCAGTGCCTGCGCCTGTGCATG CTCACCTGGCAGACGAGGCAGACGGTGACAGTGCTTGATGTGGTGCAGGAACCCACGGAGG CCTTCGCCGGGCTCTACACAGAGGTGCTGCCGCCACGGTGCTGGGCAGCCGACAGCCGGCGAGCCGTGCTGAGCACCCCGCAGAGGAGCCGCACG GACCTGCTGCTTGTGGACACGGAGGCGGCCACTGTTACCAACCTGACGGCAG ggtcGCCCGAGGGATGCTGGGAACTGCTCACTCTCCAGTGGGACCTTCTAGTGGccacctgctctgccccacaccATCCCCCCAGCCTG gtgGTGGCTGTGCTGCCGCCGGCAGGCCGGGAGCTGCCCCTCCGCTGGGTGCCAGTGGAGGACACCCCAACAGTGCCTGGTGTCACCTGGAAGACCCTGACGGTCCGGCCAtcctgcagtgggcagagccctgctgcGCATG ACACCCAAGATTTTGAGGCCCTGCTGCTGAGCCCGTTGGATGGCACAGCACCACACCCCCTCATTGTGTGCCCCCATG GTGGCCCCCATGCCATCTTCGATGCCCGCTGGCGCCCAAGCATGGCTGCACTGTGCCGACTGGGCTTCGCTGTGCTCCTGG TGAACTACCGTGGCTCCCTGGGCTTTGGCCAGGCCAGTATCAGCTCCCTGCTTTCCCGTGTGGGTGAGCAGGACGTGGCGGACACTCAG CTGGCAGTGGAGCAGGCGCTGCACAGCGAGCCCCTGGACCCGCAccgcctggccctgctggctgGCTCCCACGGAGCCTTCATCGCCCTCCACCTCCTCATCCGTGAGCCCGAGCGCTACCAAGCCTGTGCCCTGCGCGGCCCCGTCTCCAACCTGCCCGCGCTGCTGGGCACCTCTGACATCCCCGACTG GCGCTACAcctccctggggctgccctACTCCTTTGAGCGGGTGCCATGTGCTGAGGAGGTGGCCACCATGCTACTGCGCTCGCCCATCGCCCAGGCAGCCCAG GTGCGGACGCCGGTGCTGCTGTGCGTGGGCGCCCGGGACCGGCGCGTCAGCCCCACGCAGGCGCTGGAGCTGTACCGGCTGCTGCGGGCCAGGGGCGTGCCGGCGCG GTTGCTGTGGTACCCAGAGGGTGGCCATGCCCTGACCGGTGTGGAGACAGAGGCCGATGTCTTCAAGAACTGCGCCCGctggctcctccagcacctTGGGCAGCCAAGGCAGGACAGGACAGGCCAGCACAGTCCCTAG